The DNA window TTGAGCTGGACGGCCTGCTCAAGCGCCGCCCGCGCGAGCTCTCCGGCGGCCAGCGCCAGCGCGTGGCGATGGGCCGCGCCATCGTGCGTGACCCGGCGGTATTCCTCTTCGACGAACCGTTATCAAACCTCGACGCCAAGCTGCGCGTGCAGATGCGTCTTGAGCTGCAGCAGCTGCATCGCCGCCTGAAAACCACCTCGCTGTACGTTACCCATGATCAGGTGGAGGCGATGACCCTCGCTCAGCGGGTGATGGTGATGAATAAAGGCGTTGCCGAGCAGATCGGCACCCCGGTGGAAGTGTATGAGAAGCCGGCCAGCCGCTTTGTGGCGAGCTTTATCGGCAGCCCGGCCATGAACCTGCTGGAAGGGCGCATCAGCGATGACGGCGGTCGCTTTGAGCTGGCGGGCGGCATCCAGCTGCCGACGAATCATGAGCACCGGCGCCACGCCGGGCGTAAAATGACCCTCGGTATCCGCCCGGAGCATTTTATCTTAAGCTCGCAGGCGCAAGGCGGCATTCCGCTGCTGATGGACTCCCTGGAAATTTTAGGCGCCGATAACCTTGCCCACGGGCGCTGGGGCGAACAGAAGCTGGTGGTCAGACTGCCGCACCAGCAGCGCCCGGCGGCAGGCAGCACGCTATGGCTGCATCTGCCTTTGGAACATCTGCACCTCTTTGATGGTGAAACAGGACAACGCGCATGAGTAACTGGCCTTATCCCCGTATCGTCGCCCATCGCGGCGGCGGTAAACTGGCGCCGGAGAACACCCTGGCGGCTATCGACGTCGGCGCTCGCTACGGGCACACGATGATTGAATTTGACGCCAAGCTGTCAAAGGACGGGCAGATCTTTCTGCTGCATGACGATAATCTCGAACGCACCAGCAACGGCTGGGGCGTGGCGGGGGAGCTGCCATGGGACGATCTGCTGAAGGTGGATGCCGGTAGCTGGTTCAGCCGTGAATTTAAGGGCGAGCCGCTGCCGCTGCTCTCCCAGGTGGCGGAGCGCTGCCGCCGTCACGGCATGATGGCGAATATCGAAATTAAACCGACCACCGGCCTTGGGCCGCAGACCGGCAACGTGGTGGCCCTGGCGGCGCGGGAGCTGTGGGCGGGAATGACCGCGCCGCTGCTGTCGTCGTTTGAAATCGATGCCCTGGAAGCGGCGCAGGAAGCCGCCCCCGAGCTACCGCGCGGGCTGTTGCTGGATGAGTGGCGTGAGGACTGGCGGGAGTTGACCACCCGGCTGGGCTGCGTCTCCATTCACCTTAACCACAAGCTGCTGGACGCCGGGCGGGTGGCAAGCCTGAAACAGGCCGGCCTGCATATCCTGGTGTATACCGTTAACAAACCCCAGCGCGCCGCCGAGCTGCTGCGCTGGGGCGTAGACTGCATCTGCACCGATGCCATTGACGTCATCGGGCCCCATTTCCAGCCTTAATAACCGCTGCGCGGCGGCTGGCCTTTACGGGTTGGTCTGCCGCAGCATCCCTCCGTTGTTGTTCGGCAGCACCTGCTGCGGCGGATTGAGATTCCCGCCCTGCGCCGCGCGCTGCTGATTGGTCTGCAGCTGGTTTTGCAGATGCTGCTGCTGGGAGCGAGTCTGATTGTTCAGATTCTGCTTCAGCATGCTCTGTTGCTGCTGTTGCTGCACCTTCATCTCATTTTGCATGCGCTGCTGGCTGGGGACCACGTAACCCGGCTGGTTGGGGTTGTTATCAATATTGATTGGCTGGGCTAAAACGCCGAGCGGCATCAGCGCCGCCAGAAATAACATCGCTTTCATGGTTTTCTCCTCCCGTGCGTGGGATCACTTAAGTGTACCTCGAATCCGCCATAACAATGATTTTTTAGGAGTTATCAACCAGGCTTAAGCGGGGAATGAAACCTACCTATCAGGAGTAAGACAATGATAAAAACAACAATCTGGCGTCAGGTGGTCATCGCTGCGTTGCTGGCGGGCGGTAGTTTTACCGTCGCCGCCAGTCCACCGCCGCCGCCGCCGGTCTCTTATGGCGTAGAGGAGGATGTATTCCACCCGGTGCGCGCCCGGCAGGGCATGGTGGCCTCGGTGGATGCGCTGGCCACCCGCGTCGGGGTGGATATTCTGCGCCAGGGCGGCAACGCTGTCGATGCGGCGGTGGCGGTTGGCTACGCGCTGGCGGTCACTCATCCGCAGGCGGGGAATATTGGCGGCGGCGGTTTTATGATGCTGCGGACGAAAGACGGCAAGACTACGGCGATCGATTTCCGCGAAATGGCGCCAGAGCAGGCCACCCGCGACATGTTCCTCGACGACCAGGGTAACCCGGACAGTAAAAAATCGCTCACCTCGCATCTGGCCTCTGGCACGCCAGGCAGCGTGGCGGGCTTCTCTCTTGCCCTGGAAAAATACGGCACCATGCCGCTGAACAAAGTGATCCGCCCGGCAATCAAGCTGGCGGAAGAGGGCTTTATTGTTAACGATGCGCTGGCGGACGATCTGAAGACCTACGGCAGCGAAGTGATCCCGCAGCACGAAAACAGTAAAGCGATCTTCTGGAAGAACGGCGAGCCGCTGAAGAAGGGCGACCGGCTGGTACAGAAGAACCTGGGGAAAAGCCTCGAGCTGATTGCCGAGCACGGTCCGGATGCCTTCTATAAAGGCGCTATTGCCGACCAGATCGCGGACGAGATGAAAAAGCACGGCGGGCTTATCACCAAAGCCGACCTCGCTAACTATAAGGCCGTGGAGCGCACGCCGATTAGAGGCGAATATCGCGGGTATGAGATCTACTCTATGCCGCCGCCCTCCTCCGGCGGGATCCACATCGTGCAGATCCTCAATATCCTCGAAAATTTCGATCTGCAGAAATATGGCTTTGGCAGCGCCGACGCTATGCAGGTGATGGCGGAGGCGGAGAAACACGCCTATGCCGACCGCTCTGAATATCTCGGCGACCCTGACTTCGTCAAAGTGCCGTGGCAGGCGCTGACCAGCAAAGCCTACGCCAAAGCGATTGCCGCCGAGATCGACGTCAATAAGGCGAAGCCTTCCAGCCAGATCCGCCCGGGCAAGCTGGCGCCCTATGAAAGCAACCAGACCACCCACTTCTCGGTGGTCGATAAAGACGGCAATGCGGTGGCGGTGACCTATACGTTGAATACCACCTTCGGCACCGGCATTGTGGCGGGGGACTCCGGCATTCTGCTGAATAACCAGATGGATGATTTCTCGGCGAAGCCCGGCGTACCTAACGTCTATGGCCTGGTGGGCGGCGACGCCAATGCGGTGGAGCCGAAAAAACGCCCGCTGTCGTCGATGTCGCCGACCATTGTGGTGAAAGACGGCAAAACCTGGCTGGTGACCGGCAGCCCGGGCGGCAGCCGGATCATCACCACTGTGCTGCAGATGGTGGTCAATACCATCGATTTCGGGATGAACGTCGCAGAAGCCACCAACGCCCCGCGCTTCCATCATCAATGGTTGCCGGATGAGCTGCGGGTGGAGAAAGGCTTTAGTCCGGATACCCTGAAGCTGCTGGAGGCGAAAGGGCAGAAAGTGGCGCTGAAAGAGGCGATGGGCAGCACTCAGAGCATTATGGTGGGGCCGGACGGGATGCTGTATGGCGCCTCCGACCCGCGTTCGCCGGATGATTTAACGGCGGGGTATTGATATGTTGCCCGGTGGCGCTGCTGCGCTTACCGGGCCAACCACTGCACGAACGCAGGTCGGGTAAGGCGAAGCCGCCACCCGGCAACATGCTACTTCATTCTCGCCATATAATATGCATCCACATATTCACCGTTGCGCAGCGCGTAACGCTTGCCGGTGCCTTCGATCTCAAATCCGTGTTTTTTGTACACCGCAATCGCCGGCTTGTTATCAGCGAACACCGTCAGCTCAATGCGGTCAACGCGCAGCCAGTTATCGCACAGGTCGATCATCTCGCGCATCAGTGCGCTGCCGATACCGCGCCCCTGATGGCCGGCGGCAACCGCCATGCCAAAGGTCGCCACGTGGCTGCGACGAGGGCGCGGTTCGACATGGAGCGACAGATGCCCGGTAACCCGATCGTCCAGCGTCGCCACCAGATGGAAGGTATGGGGTTTGGGCTGTAGCTTCTCCTGCCAGGCTTCCATGGCGGGGTAGGGGATCTGTAGCGTGTCATGATAGACCTCCGGGTGCGCCATCAGCATACGTAAAGGTTCAGCATCGCGCGGTTCGGCATGGCGTATCACTATGTCACTCATTCCCTTGTCCTCTTTTTGGTGGTTGATTCTCCTTCACCATCTCTGACGGCAGCCGGGGAGTCAATGCCGTTTTTTGCAAAAAAAAGATAGACAAGTGCGAATGAGAATGATTATTATTGTCCTGCATTCAGGAAGACCCTTGCGGAAAGCCTGAAAGCACGACATTGCTCACATTGCTTCCAGTATTACTTTAGCCAGCCGGGTGCTGGCTTTTTTTTTGCTGCAACCTCAGGCGCTTTGCGGCCTGGCGGACATCACGCCGTCTTCCGCAACCAGGCCGATGAGATGACTTTTGCTTTCCGCCGCGGCCAGCACCTCGGCGCTGCCGGTGAACTGGCCGCCCTTTTTAATCGCCAGCGAGCGATAGGCGAGGGTGCCATCCAGATTGCCGTGCTCCTCAATGGTGATGCTGTCGCCGCGGCACTGGCCCTGAACCTTGCCATCAATAATCAGCTCACGGCAGCTGATGTTGCCCTCGACCTGACCTTCACGCATCACCTTAATCAGATGTTCTTTCGCCTCAATGTTGCCGGTAAGCTGGCCGTGAATATAGACATGGCCGCTGGCGACAATATTGCCGACGAAATGCACCCCGCTGGCGATGACCGTAGTCTCTTGTTTTTTGCTGGCGACCGCCTGGGATTCTGGGTTGTTTGCCGGAGGCGTGGCCACTTCTGACGTCTGAGGTTCCGTTTTATTTTTCTTAATAAACATCGCGTTAATTTTGTTCCGTTGGCTATGGAGGAGAAAGGCGACCAGTGCGCAGGCGGCCGCCAGGCGCGCCGGCACGATCGCATCGACAGACCAGGCGATCAGCGCGAGAAGCCAGAAAAAAAGGGCGCCGTTTAAGGCGAGATACTGTTTGTCCATCCGTAGCGGCTGGCTACTCCGTTAGTCATCAGCAACGTCCTGGTTTGCCCTCCACTTATCCGCAGTTTCGCCATTGAGATCAAGATACTTAACCGAAAAATGTCGATTTAATCTGTTGTTAATCAATGAGTTATTAATAATTACGTATGGGTGGTACGCGACCTATTTTTTTGACGAATCTTCACGGAAAACGGACTGAGAGGATGAAGTCATGTCCCGGCTTGCGCTATGGTTGAAGGTAGCTCATTAACTAAGGACAGCGTTATGACTCTGCACTGCGCATTTATTGGCTTCGGCAAAAGCACCACCCGCTACCATCTTCCTTACGTGTTACACCGCCAGGACCGCTGGCAGGTGGCGCACATCTATCGCCGTCGGGCGAAGCCCGAGGAGCAGGCGCCGCAGTATTCCCACATCCATTTCACCAGCGATCTCGATGAAGTGTTAAACGACCCGCAGGTCAGGCTGGTGGTGGTCTGCACCCATGCCGACAGCCATTTTGACTATGCGAAAAAGGCGCTGGAGGCGGGGAAAAACGTGCTGGTGGAAAAGCCGTTCACCCCGACGCTGGAGGAAGCCAAGACCCTGTTTGCGCTGGCGAACAGCAAAGGCCTGACGGTGACGCCCTACCAGAACCGCCGCTTCGACTCCTGCTTCCTGACCACTAAAAAGGTGATTGAGAGCGGCAAACTTGGCGAACTGGTGGAGATTGAAAGCCATTTTGACAACTACCGCCCGCTGGCGGAGAACAACCCCGGCGGCCCGCATAACGGCGAGTTCTATGGCCTTGGCGTGCATACCCTGGACCAGATTATTTCGCTGTTCGGCCGCCCGGACCATGTCGCTTACGATCTGCGCTCGCTGCGCAACAAAGCTAACCCGGATGATACCTTTGAGGCCCAGCTGTTCTACGGCGATCTGAAGGCCATCGTTAAGACCAGCCACCTGGTGCAGATCGACTACCCGAAATTCATCGTCCACGGCCATAAAGGCTCGTTTGTGAAATATGGTATCGACCAGCAGGAGACCAGCCTGAAAGCCAATATCATGCCGGGCGAGCCGGGCTTTGGCGCGGACGACAGCGTCGGCGAGCTGGTGTATGTCAACGAGGCAGGGGAGACGGTGCGCGAAGCGGTCCCGCTGGAGAGCGGCGACTATGGCCGGGTCTACGACGCGCTGTACGACACCCTCGTCAACGGCCAGCCAAATTACGTCAAGGAATCTGACGTTCTTACCAATATGGAGATCCTGCAGCGCGGCTTTGAGCAGCCCTCACCGGCCACCATTACTCTGGTGAAATAAGCCCAAGCGGCTCCTCTGCGCTTGTTCATATTTTTTGAACAGAGGAGTCAATTTTCACCCTCTATGATCGTCGGCGAAATGGGTCCACACTGATTCCATCGAAAACATATGGGGGTGCAACATGATCTACTTACGCAAAGCGAACGAACGTGGCCACGCTAACCATGGCTGGCTGGATTCCTGGCATACTTTCTCTTTCGCCAACTACTACGACCCGAACTTTATGGGCTTCTCCGCCCTGCGGGTGATTAACGACGACGTCATCGACGCCGGTCAGGGCTTCGGTACCCACCCGCATAAAGATATGGAGATCCTGACCTATGTACTGGAAGGGGCGGTGGAGCACCAGGACAGCATGGGCAACAAAGAGCAGGTGCCGGCGGGCGAGTTCCAGATCATGAGCGCGGGTACCGGGGTGCGTCACTCTGAGTACAACCCGAGCAAAACCGATCGTCTGCGTCTGTACCAGATCTGGATTATTCCGGAAGAAACCGGCATTACCCCGCGCTACGAGCAGCGCCGCTTCGACGCCGCCCAGGGCAAACAGCTGGTGCTGTCGCCGGATGCACGGGATGGCTCGCTGAAGGTCTATCAGGATATGGAGCTGTATCGCTGGGCGCTGCTGAAAGATGAGCAGTCGGTTCACCAGATTGCCGCGGAACGTCGCGTCTGGATCCAGGTCGTCAAAGGCGAAGTGACCATCAACGGTACCAAAGCCACTACCAGCGATGGTTTGGCTATCTGGGACGAGCAGGCGATTTCGGTTCATGCCGACAGCGATAGCGAAATCCTGCTGTTCGATCTGCCGCCGGTTTGATCGTTATCTGAGGTCGTCTATACCCAAAATAATTTGAGTTGCAGAAAGGCGGCGACGCAGAGAATCCCCAGGAGCTTACTTAAGTAAGTGACTGGGGGTGAGCGAGGAAAGCCAACGCGCATGCAACTCGAAGTATGATAGGTATAAATAAATTGCGTAGCCTTCCCTCATGTTAGGGAAGGTTGCGCTTTGTCCGTGATAAACTGAGAAAATGTTCCCCGTTGATCACAGTCAGGACGATGAAAAAGAAAAGACCCGTACTTCAGGATGTAGCCGATCTTGTCGGCGTGACCAAAATGACGGTCAGTCGCTATTTACGCAACCCGGAGCAGGTCTCCGAAGCGCTGCGTGGCAAGATTGCCGTTGCCCTCGATGAACTGGGTTATATTCCCAATCGCGCCCCTGACATTCTCTCCAACGCCACCAGCCGCGCTATTGGCGTGCTGCTGCCATCGTTAACCAACCAGGTATTCTCGGAAGTGCTGCGCGGGATTGAAAGCGTCACTGACGCCTTCGGCTATCAAACCATGCTGGCGCACTACGGCTACAAGCCGGAAATGGAAGAGAAACGCCTCGAATCGATGCTCTCCTGGAACATTGACGGCCTGATCCTCACCGAACGCACCCATACGCCCCGCACCCTGAAGATGATTGAAGTCGCCGGCATTCCGGTGGTGGAGCTAATGGACAGCCAGTCACCGTGCCTCGATATCGCGGTCGGTTTCGATAACTTCGAAGCGGCGCGGCAGATGACGGCGGCGATTATCGCCCGCGGCCACCGCCACGTTGCTTATCTCGGCGCGCGTCTTGATGAACGTACTATCATCAAACAGAAGGGGTACGAGCAGGCGATGCTCGATGCGGGCATGACGCCCTACAGCGTGATGGTGGAGCAGTCCTCGTCCTATTCATCCGGGATTGAGCTGATGCGCCAGGCGCGCCGCGAATACCCGCAGCTTGACGGCATCTTTTGCACCAACGATGACCTCGCGGTCGGCGCGGCCTTTGAGTGCCAGCGCCTGGGGCTGAAGATCCCGGACGACATGGCGATAGCCGGTTTCCACGGCCACGATATCGGCCAGGTGATGGAGCCGCGGCTGGCCAGCGTCCTGACCCCGCGCGAGCGGATGGGGCGCATTGGCGCCGAACGTCTGCTGGCGCGCATTCGTGGCGAAGCGATTACCCCTAAGATGTTAGATTTAGGTTTCACATTGTCACCGGGCGGATCAATTTAAACTGACAAGTTTGAAGTAGATCACACATATTCACATCTGGCACGAATGGATATTGCTTCTCCACAGGTCCGGCATGACAATGTTACCGATAACAGTTACCCGTAACAATTAACCGATACGCCGCCTTCGCGCTCAATGAGTCAGCCCCGGCGCGGCGTACCTGTCCGGTGGGAGGATGCTTTGAGCACGACTAATCATGATCACCACGTCTACGTTCTGATGGGCGTTTCCGGCAGCGGGAAATCCGCTGTCGCCAGCGAAGTGGCGCATCAGCTGCATGCCGCGTTTCTCGACGGCGACTTTCTGCATCCGCGCAGCAATATCACCAAGATGGCCTCCGGTGAGCCGCTCAACGATGACGACCGTACCCCGTGGCTGCAGGCGCTAAATGACGCCGCGTTTGCCATGCAGCGTACCAATAAGGTGTCGCTGATCGTCTGTTCGGCGCTGAAGAAGAGCTATCGCGACATTCTGCGCAAGGGCAACCCGAACCTCTCCTTCATCTACCTGAAAGGCGACTTCGAGGTGATCGAAAACCGTCTGAAGGCGCGTAAAGGGCACTTCTTCAAAACCCAAATGTTGGTGACGCAGTTTGAAACGCTGCAGGAACCAGGCGCCGACGAGAGCGATGTGATTATCGTCGATATCGACCAGCCGCTGGAAGGCGTGGTGGCCAGCACCATTGAGGTGATCAACAAAGGCAGTCACTAGTGAGTACTTTAACGCTTGTTTTAACAGCAGTCGGCTCGGTATTGCTACTGCTGTTTTTAGTCATGAAGGCGCGGATGCACGCCTTCGTGGCTTTGATGGTGGTTTCTATTGGCGCAGGTCTCTTCTCCGGCATGCCGCTGGATAAAATCGCGGCGACGATGGAGAAGGGGATGGGCGGTACGCTGGGCTTCCTGGCGATCGTCGTCGCGCTGGGCGCGATGTTCGGGAAGATCCTGCATGAAACGGGGGCGGTCGATCAGATTGCCGTCAAGATGCTCAAATCCTTCGGCCACAATCGCGCGCACTATGCGATTGGTCTCGCCGGCCTCATCTGCGCGCTGCCGCTGTTTTTCGAAGTGGCGATCGTGCTACTGATCAGCGTCGCCTTCTCGATGGCGCGCCATACCGGCACTAACCTCGTGAAGCTGGTGATCCCGCTGTTTGCCGGGGTGGCCGCCGCCGCGGCGTTCCTGCTGCCGGGACCGGCGCCGATGCTGCTGGCGTCGCAAATGCACGCCGACTTTGGCTGGATGATCCTGATTGGCCTGTGCGCGGCAATTCCGGGAATGATTATCGCCGGGCCGCTGTGGGGCAACTTCATCAGCCGCTACGTTGAGCTGCATATTCCTGACGACGTGACGGAGCCGCATCTCGGCGAAGGCAAAATGCCCTCCTTCGGCTTCAGCCTGTCGCTGATCCTGCTGCCGCTGGTGCTGGTAGGCCTGAAAACCATCGCCGCGCGCTTTGTGCCGGTGGGGTCGACCGCTTACGAATGGTTTGAATTTATCGGTCACCCATTCACCGCGATCCTGGTAGCCTGCCTGGTGGCGATCTACGGCCTGGC is part of the Klebsiella quasipneumoniae subsp. quasipneumoniae genome and encodes:
- a CDS encoding sn-glycerol-3-phosphate import ATP-binding protein UgpC, which translates into the protein MAGLKLQAVSKSWDGKTQVIQPLTLDVADGEFIVMVGPSGCGKSTLLRMVAGLERVTSGDIWIDRKRVTEMEPKDRGIAMVFQNYALYPHMSVEENMAWGLKIRGMGKGLIAERVQEAARILELDGLLKRRPRELSGGQRQRVAMGRAIVRDPAVFLFDEPLSNLDAKLRVQMRLELQQLHRRLKTTSLYVTHDQVEAMTLAQRVMVMNKGVAEQIGTPVEVYEKPASRFVASFIGSPAMNLLEGRISDDGGRFELAGGIQLPTNHEHRRHAGRKMTLGIRPEHFILSSQAQGGIPLLMDSLEILGADNLAHGRWGEQKLVVRLPHQQRPAAGSTLWLHLPLEHLHLFDGETGQRA
- the ugpQ gene encoding glycerophosphodiester phosphodiesterase, whose translation is MSNWPYPRIVAHRGGGKLAPENTLAAIDVGARYGHTMIEFDAKLSKDGQIFLLHDDNLERTSNGWGVAGELPWDDLLKVDAGSWFSREFKGEPLPLLSQVAERCRRHGMMANIEIKPTTGLGPQTGNVVALAARELWAGMTAPLLSSFEIDALEAAQEAAPELPRGLLLDEWREDWRELTTRLGCVSIHLNHKLLDAGRVASLKQAGLHILVYTVNKPQRAAELLRWGVDCICTDAIDVIGPHFQP
- a CDS encoding DUF2756 family protein, yielding MKAMLFLAALMPLGVLAQPINIDNNPNQPGYVVPSQQRMQNEMKVQQQQQQSMLKQNLNNQTRSQQQHLQNQLQTNQQRAAQGGNLNPPQQVLPNNNGGMLRQTNP
- the ggt gene encoding gamma-glutamyltransferase, which encodes MIKTTIWRQVVIAALLAGGSFTVAASPPPPPPVSYGVEEDVFHPVRARQGMVASVDALATRVGVDILRQGGNAVDAAVAVGYALAVTHPQAGNIGGGGFMMLRTKDGKTTAIDFREMAPEQATRDMFLDDQGNPDSKKSLTSHLASGTPGSVAGFSLALEKYGTMPLNKVIRPAIKLAEEGFIVNDALADDLKTYGSEVIPQHENSKAIFWKNGEPLKKGDRLVQKNLGKSLELIAEHGPDAFYKGAIADQIADEMKKHGGLITKADLANYKAVERTPIRGEYRGYEIYSMPPPSSGGIHIVQILNILENFDLQKYGFGSADAMQVMAEAEKHAYADRSEYLGDPDFVKVPWQALTSKAYAKAIAAEIDVNKAKPSSQIRPGKLAPYESNQTTHFSVVDKDGNAVAVTYTLNTTFGTGIVAGDSGILLNNQMDDFSAKPGVPNVYGLVGGDANAVEPKKRPLSSMSPTIVVKDGKTWLVTGSPGGSRIITTVLQMVVNTIDFGMNVAEATNAPRFHHQWLPDELRVEKGFSPDTLKLLEAKGQKVALKEAMGSTQSIMVGPDGMLYGASDPRSPDDLTAGY
- the yhhY gene encoding N-acetyltransferase; the encoded protein is MIRHAEPRDAEPLRMLMAHPEVYHDTLQIPYPAMEAWQEKLQPKPHTFHLVATLDDRVTGHLSLHVEPRPRRSHVATFGMAVAAGHQGRGIGSALMREMIDLCDNWLRVDRIELTVFADNKPAIAVYKKHGFEIEGTGKRYALRNGEYVDAYYMARMK
- a CDS encoding polymer-forming cytoskeletal protein, whose protein sequence is MDKQYLALNGALFFWLLALIAWSVDAIVPARLAAACALVAFLLHSQRNKINAMFIKKNKTEPQTSEVATPPANNPESQAVASKKQETTVIASGVHFVGNIVASGHVYIHGQLTGNIEAKEHLIKVMREGQVEGNISCRELIIDGKVQGQCRGDSITIEEHGNLDGTLAYRSLAIKKGGQFTGSAEVLAAAESKSHLIGLVAEDGVMSARPQSA
- a CDS encoding oxidoreductase — translated: MTLHCAFIGFGKSTTRYHLPYVLHRQDRWQVAHIYRRRAKPEEQAPQYSHIHFTSDLDEVLNDPQVRLVVVCTHADSHFDYAKKALEAGKNVLVEKPFTPTLEEAKTLFALANSKGLTVTPYQNRRFDSCFLTTKKVIESGKLGELVEIESHFDNYRPLAENNPGGPHNGEFYGLGVHTLDQIISLFGRPDHVAYDLRSLRNKANPDDTFEAQLFYGDLKAIVKTSHLVQIDYPKFIVHGHKGSFVKYGIDQQETSLKANIMPGEPGFGADDSVGELVYVNEAGETVREAVPLESGDYGRVYDALYDTLVNGQPNYVKESDVLTNMEILQRGFEQPSPATITLVK
- a CDS encoding pirin family protein → MIYLRKANERGHANHGWLDSWHTFSFANYYDPNFMGFSALRVINDDVIDAGQGFGTHPHKDMEILTYVLEGAVEHQDSMGNKEQVPAGEFQIMSAGTGVRHSEYNPSKTDRLRLYQIWIIPEETGITPRYEQRRFDAAQGKQLVLSPDARDGSLKVYQDMELYRWALLKDEQSVHQIAAERRVWIQVVKGEVTINGTKATTSDGLAIWDEQAISVHADSDSEILLFDLPPV
- the gntR gene encoding gluconate operon transcriptional repressor GntR, which translates into the protein MKKKRPVLQDVADLVGVTKMTVSRYLRNPEQVSEALRGKIAVALDELGYIPNRAPDILSNATSRAIGVLLPSLTNQVFSEVLRGIESVTDAFGYQTMLAHYGYKPEMEEKRLESMLSWNIDGLILTERTHTPRTLKMIEVAGIPVVELMDSQSPCLDIAVGFDNFEAARQMTAAIIARGHRHVAYLGARLDERTIIKQKGYEQAMLDAGMTPYSVMVEQSSSYSSGIELMRQARREYPQLDGIFCTNDDLAVGAAFECQRLGLKIPDDMAIAGFHGHDIGQVMEPRLASVLTPRERMGRIGAERLLARIRGEAITPKMLDLGFTLSPGGSI
- the gntK gene encoding gluconokinase; this translates as MSTTNHDHHVYVLMGVSGSGKSAVASEVAHQLHAAFLDGDFLHPRSNITKMASGEPLNDDDRTPWLQALNDAAFAMQRTNKVSLIVCSALKKSYRDILRKGNPNLSFIYLKGDFEVIENRLKARKGHFFKTQMLVTQFETLQEPGADESDVIIVDIDQPLEGVVASTIEVINKGSH
- the gntU gene encoding gluconate transporter, whose product is MSTLTLVLTAVGSVLLLLFLVMKARMHAFVALMVVSIGAGLFSGMPLDKIAATMEKGMGGTLGFLAIVVALGAMFGKILHETGAVDQIAVKMLKSFGHNRAHYAIGLAGLICALPLFFEVAIVLLISVAFSMARHTGTNLVKLVIPLFAGVAAAAAFLLPGPAPMLLASQMHADFGWMILIGLCAAIPGMIIAGPLWGNFISRYVELHIPDDVTEPHLGEGKMPSFGFSLSLILLPLVLVGLKTIAARFVPVGSTAYEWFEFIGHPFTAILVACLVAIYGLAVRQGMAKDRVMEICGHALQPAGIILLVIGAGGVFKQVLVDSGVGPALGEALTGMGLPIAITCFVLAAAVRIIQGSATVACLTAVGLVMPVIEQLNYSGAQMAALSICIAGGSIVVSHVNDAGFWLFGKFTGATEAQTLKTWTMMETILGTTGAIVGMIAFQLLS